From the genome of Pseudomonas sp. FP453:
TGGCGAGGAACAGCATGTCGTTGATGATCGAACGCAGGCGCTCCAGCTCTTCGAGGTTGGATTGCAGGACTTCGAAGTAATGCTCCGCCGAGCGCCCGCGCGTCAGCGCCACCTGGGTCTGGCCGATCAGGTTGGTCAGCGGCGAGCGCAGTTCATGGGCCACATCGGCGTTGAACGATTCCAGGCGCGAATAGGCGAGCTCCACACGATCCAGCGTGGCGTTGAACGAGTTGACGAACTGGCTCAGCTCCGGTGGCAGCGGTGACAACTGCAGACGCCCGGAGAGTTTGGGCGGTGCCAGTTTTTGCGCTTCATCCGAGAGTTTGCCCAGTGGCTTGAGGCCGATTCGCGACACCCAGAACCCCAGCAGCGCGGCCAGCACCACGCCTACAAATGCCAGGCCGATCAGGGCCATCAGCAAATGATGCTGGGTGGCGTGGAAGTTCTCCGTGTCGATGGCAATGATGAAGCGCAAGGGTGGCCGCTGGTCCTTGGCCGGGAACTGGCTCAACAGGGCCTTGAAGGGATGGTCGTGCCCCGGCATCAGCAAATCGCGCTTTCCGCTACTGCCCTCGGCAAAGGCGCGGACCTGCGCATCCGGGTTGCCATATTCGTAAGCCGGATCGCTGCTCACCACCCAGAATCGGATGCGCTTGTCTTCTTCACTGAGCAGCTTGAGCTTGGTGGTGATCTTGGCCCAGTGGTCGGGCGTGCCGAAGCGGCCCACCGACGACTCCAGCACGCTGTAGCGCGCATCCAGTTCCGCCTCTGGCAACAGGCCCAGGCCTCGGTCTACCTGTTGGTACAGCGCACCGCCGATCAACATGAAAATCAGCAGCGCCACCAGGGTGAACATGCCACTCAGGCGCAAGGCGATGGAGTTAGCCGACACTGCGACTCTCCAGCACATAACCCATGCCACGGATGGTGTGCAGCAGTTTTTGCTCGAACGGCCCGTCGAGCTTGGCACGCAGGCGCTTGATCGCGACCTCCACCACATTGGCGTCGCTGTCGAAATTGATGTCCCAGACCATCTCCGCAATCGCCGTCTTGGACAGGATCTCGCCCTGGCGCCGCGCGAGCACGCTGAGCAGCGAGAATTCCTTGGCAGTCAGGTCCAGGCGCAGGCCGTTGCGACTGGCCTTGCGGCTGATCAGGTCGATCCACAAGTCGGCGACCGTCACCTGCACCGGTTCATGGCCGCCGCTGCGGCGGGTCAGGGCTTGCAGGCGCGCCACCAGCTCCAGGAAGGAAAACGGCTTGCCCAGGTAATCATCGGCGCCTTCACGCAGGCCGCGAATGCGGTCTTCCACGCGTTCGCGGGCGGTGAGCATGATCACCGGCGTCTGCTTGCGGGCGCGCAACGCCCGCAAGACGCCAAAACCGTCCAGGCCTGGCAGCATCACATCGAGCACGATCACCGCGTAGTCGTTTTCCAGCGCCAGGTGCAGACCCTCGACGCCTTCGCGTGCCACATCGACGGTGTAGCCTTGCTCCGTCAGGCCGCGATGCAGGTAGTCCGCGGTTTTTTCTTCATCTTCAATAATCAGGACGCGCATGAGCCTTTGTTCCAGGACGGGGCCTAGGCCTTAATGTGTGGTCGCCAGCTCAAGCGCTGGTTTGGGCCTGTGGAAGAGCTTCTCGAGGTACAAGTATATGACCGGAGTGGTAAACAGCGTCAGCGCCTGGCTCACCAGCAGGCCGCCGACCACCGCGATACCCAGGGGCTGGCGCAGCTCGGCACCGGCGCCGTAGCCTAGCATCAGCGGCAAGGCGCCGAGCAGGGCGGCCAGGGTCGTCATGATGATGGGACGAAAGCGTGTAATGCAGGCTTCGAAGATCGCGTCCTGTGGCGATAACCCGCGCGTGCGCTGGGCCTCCAGGGCGAAGTCGATCAGCAGGATGCCGTTTTTCTTGACGATGCCGATCAGCAGCACCAGGCCGATCAGGGCCATGATCGAAAAGTCCTGGCCCAGCAGCCACAACATGACCAGCGCCCCCAGGCCCGCCGAGGGCAGCGTCGAGATAATGGTCAACGGGTGCACAAAGCTTTCGTACAGCACGCCGAGGATGATGTAGACCGCCACCAGCGCTGCCAGGATCAGCCACGGCTGGCTGGCCAGCGAGCTCTGGAACGCCTGTGCCGCACCCTGGAAGTTGCCGATGATCGAGGCGGGCATGCCGATCTCGTTCTTCGCCTGGTTGAGCAGGATCACCGCATCCCCCAATGCCACGCCGGGCGCCAGGTTGAACGACAGGTTGGCCGCCGGGAACATGCCGTCATGGCTGATGGACAGTGGCCCGACCGTCGGCGCATCCACCGTGGCCACAGCTGACAGCGGCACCATTTCATTGGTCAGCGGCGAGCGCAGATAGAAGTAGTTCAGGCTTTCGGCCCGGCCGCGTTGCTGGGTGTCCAGTTCCAGCACCACCTGGTACTGGTTGATCTCGGTCTGGAACTCATTGACCTGGCGTTGGCCGAAGGCGTCGTACAGTGCCTGGTCGATATCGGTGGCCGTCAGGCCGAAACGCGCGGCGGCGCGGCGGTCGATGCTGATGTGGGTGATGCTGCCGCCCAGTTGCAGGTCGTTGGAGACATCACGAAAGGCCGGGATGCCACGGAGTTTCTCGGTGAGGCGCTGGGTCCAGGTGTTCAACGTGGCCCCGTCGTTGCTTTTGAGCACGTACTGGTACTGGCTGCGGCTGGGGCCGGAACTGAGGTTGATGTCCTGGCCGGCGCGCAGGTACAGGACAATCCCCGGTACCCTGGCAAGCTTTGGCCGAATGCGGTCGATGAACTCGCTGGCGGAGACGTCGCGGTCACCACGATCCTTGAGGGAAATCCAGAAACGGCCATTGGCGATGGTCTGGTTGCTGCCGGTCACCCCCACCGCGTGGGAGAAGGCCTGGATCGCCGGATCGGCCTTGAGGATTTCCGCGAGGGCCTTGTGTTTGGCGACCATGTCCGGATACGACACGTCCGCAGCGGCTTCGCTGGTACCCAGGATAAAGCCGGTGTCCTGCAGTGGGAAAAAGCCCTTGGGGATCAATACGTACCCGGCGACAGCCATGCCCAGCGTCAGCCCGAAGATGCCAAGCATGGTGCGCTGATGGGCGAGGGCCTTGCGCAGGTACTTTTCATAGCCCGCCAGCAGGCGCTCGCCAAAACCGGGTTTTTCCTGGGGGCGATGGGCCGGCGCTTTCATGAACAGCGCCGCCAAGGTGGGGGCAAGTGTCAGGGAGACCACCACGGAAATGAGGATGGTCGAGGTGGCCGTCAACGCAAATTCCTTGAACAGCCGCCCGACGACGCCGCCCATGAACAACAGCGGAATGAACGCCGCCACCAGGGATACGCTGATGGACACCACGGTAAAGCCGATCTCGCTGGCACCCTTGATTGCCGCGTCGCGCTTGTCCAGTCCGGCCTCAAGGTGACGATGGATGTTCTCCACCACCACAATCGCATCGTCCACCACAAACCCCACGGCGATCACAATGGCCACCAGGGTGAGGTTGTTGAGGCTGAATCCCATCACGTACATCAGGGCGAAGCTGGCGATCAGCGACACCCCCAGCACGCTCGACACAATCAGCGTCGCCGACCACTGGCGCAGGAAAATCGCCATGACCCCGATCACCAGCAGTACGGCGATCAGCAGGGTCAGTTCAACTTCGTGCAGGGAGGCACGGATGGTGGTGGTACGGTCGATCAGGACGCTCAGCTCGACCGACGCCGGCAGCATCGCTTGCAGGCGAGGCAGTTCGGCCTGGATCCGTTCAACGGTCTCGACGATGTTCGCGCCGGGCTGGCGGGTAATCACCAGGTTGACACCGGGTACATCGCCAGCCCACGCCTGCACGTAGGCGTTTTCCGAGGCTTCGACCACCTTGGCCACGTCGCGCAATTGCACGGGGGCGCCGTTCTTGTAGGTGATGATCAGGTCACCGTATTCCTCGGCATGAAACAGCTGATCGTTGGTCGAAAGGGTGGACACGCTGTTTGCGCCGTACAGCGCGCCTTTGGCCAGGTTCAGGCTCGACTGCTGGATCGCCAGGCGGATATCGGCCAGGGTCAGGCCGATGGCTGCCAGCCTGTCCGGCGAGGCCTGCACACGGATCGCCGGGCGTTGCTGGCCGGTGATATTGATTTGGCCAACACCGTCGATCTGGCTGATTTGCCGGGCCAGCAGGGTTTCGACCAGGTCGCTCAGCTGGGTGCCCGGCAAGTCGTGGGAATTGATACTGATGACCAGCACCGGGCTGTCGGCCGGGTTGACCTTTCTCCAGGTCGGCAGGCTTGGCATGTCACTGGGCAACTTGCCGGAGGCGGTGTTGATCGCCGCCTGTACTTCCTGCGCGGCGGTGTCGATGCTTTTGTCGAGGGTGAATTGCAGGGTCAACACGCTCGTGCCAAGGGCACTGCTGGACGTCATCTGGGACATGCCGGGGATGGCGCTGAATTGCACTTCCAGCGGGGTGGCCACCGATGACGCCATGGTGTCCGGGCTGGCGCCGGGCAATTGCGCGGAGACCTGGATCGTAGGGAATTCCGCTTGCGGCAGTGGGGCGATGGGCAGTTTCGGGAAGGCGATCAGCCCGAGCAGCACCATGGCGAAGGTCAGCAACAGGGTGGCGACCGGGCGATCGATGCACCAGGCGGAGATAGAGCCCCGCGACGTCATGGCAGCACCTTGGCGTCAGCGGTCTGGATCACGTGGGATGGCTCCTTGAGGATCTCGACCTGGACGCCAGCCTTGAGCCGCGACTGGCCATCGCTGACCAGCACATCACCGACCTGGATGCCCTTGAGGATCGTGCGGTCGCTGTCTTGGTACACCACCTGCACCGGCACGATTTCTACCTTGGCGTCGTTGACGCGGTACACGAAGTGCGAGTCCAGGCCGCGTTGCACCACGCTTGGCGGCACGGCGAGGGCATTGCGGTCGAGGGCGGTCTGGATCTTGACGGTCACCAATTGGCCTGGCCAGAGTGTTTGCGTGCTATTGCGGAACTCGGCCTTGGCGCGAATGGTGCCGGTGGTACTGTTGATCTGGTTGTCGATCAGGCTCAGTCGGCCCTGGCCGAGCAGTTCGCTGTTTTCACCGTCGGTATTGGCGCCCAGGTAGGCGCCGACGAAGGCCGGGTAGCTGGCGGCAATCAGGCCCTGCAGTGTCGGCAGCATCTGCTGCGGCAGGGAAAATTCGATGGCAATCGGGTCGATCTGGGTGACCGAGAACAGCCCTTGGGCATCGCTCATCCGCAGGAAATTACCTTCATCGACGGTGCGAATACCGACGCGACCCGTGACAGGTGAGCGTATCTGGGTGTAGGAGAGTTGTACCTGAGCCGAATCGATTGCGGCCTGATTGCCTTGCACCGTCGCCTTCAATTGGTTCACCAGCGCTTGCTGCTGGTCGTAGGTCTGCTTGGACACGCCGTCATCGACGCTCAGATCCTTGTAGCGCTTGAGATTGACCAGCGCCACTTGCAGCTGCGCCTGGCTTTGCCCCAGTTGCGCGCGCGCCTGGTCGAGGCTGGCGCGGATCGAGCGGTCGTCGATAGTCGCCAGCAGGTCGCCCACCTTCACCCATTGACCTTCCTTGACCAGCAATTGCGTGAGGATGCCGTCGATCTGCGGGCGGATCACCACACTGTGCAGCGACAGCACCGAACCCAGGCCCGTGACGTAGCGTGGCAAATCCTGTTCCACGACTTTCATCACCCGTACCGGCACGGCGACGGAGGCCACCAGCCTGGTCTTGGCCGGTCGGGTCAGTGCCCAGGCTGCGACAACCAGCACCACGAGGACTCCCACGATCACGACAGTTTTTCTTCTGATGATGTTCATGCTGTAAGGCGCCAGTACCGGGGATGGAGAGAAGGGAGGGTATTTATAGCCTGCAGACCCGGTCAGTAAAGTGACCGCTATCTGACAGCCACGACAGTTAGCTCCTGACCATTCGTACGACGCTGGTCAAAGATCAGAGGCGCGCAGGTATACTTCCTACCACTGTGGCTCGCAATTGGGGTCCGCAACATTTTCTGCATGCTTCGGAGCGCTCATGACTTCCCCGACACAATCCCCCGCCGAGACGGCTGACCTCGTCGATTCGACCAGCGCCGACGGCGTTGAAAAAGCCGAGATTCCGGCATTCAAGTTTCCGTTTATACCGGGCGAACTCGCAGGGGCCAAGAATGCTGCCCAGCCTTGGTACAAAAACGGTGCGAAGAACGGCCATACCAAGTCCCCAGGCATGGCACCCCCTGGCACTCGCCGCTCCATGGGTAAACGCTAAGAGTAAAGATCACGTGCTGTGGTTGCTAATGCCTACAGCGAGCGCTGACTTTTCTGATTGTGGGTTCATGTCCTTTTTTTGAAAGCTTTCACGCCACTTGCTTCGCCCCACTGTTCCAGTGGGGGCTGGAGGCGGTTGACGCTGGTCTTTCTGGAAAAGGATATTCCGCATGGCACCCATCTCCCTACGCGTTTCCCTCGGCTTGCTGTTGTGGGTTGTGTCCGCCAGTGTTGCAGCATATGAACCGGCACGGCACGAAATCCGCTTCGCCGTCGTCGCGCAGTTCCCTCCTTTCCAAAGCCGTGACCCGCAAGGGCAGATGGTGGGGTTGAACATCGACTTGGGCAACGCGTTGTGCCAGCAGCTCAATGTGCGTTGCATCTGGGTCGATCAGGTCCTGATGGAGAATTTTCCGGCACTTGAAGCCCGGCGGTTCGACGCGATCATGGGCATGGCCGCTACGTCCAGACGGCGCCGCTGGGTCAGTTTTACCGAAGACCTCTATCCATTCACCACGCGTCTGGTGGCGCGCAAGGCATCCGGCTTGCTGCCGACCAAGCAGTCACTCAAAGGCAAGCGTGTCGGGGTGTTGCTGAAGAGTAATCGCGAGGCCTTTGCCCTGTCGAAGTGGGCGCCTGCGGGGGTGATCGTCAAGAGTTTCTGGCTCAACGACGAACTGGTGCGTAGCCTGGTGGCAGGCGAGATAGATGCAACGTTGCAAGGCACCGTGGAAATCCGCGAGGCCCTGCTCGACACCGCCGATGGCGAGGATTTCGACTTTCTCGGCCCCGAAGTCTCGGCGCAGCTGTTGGGCAACGGCGTGGCGATAGCGGTGCGCAAGTCCGATATGACGTTGCGTACCGACCTCAATCGCGCCCTCGAGCAACTGATGCACAACGGCGAGTACCAGCGGATCATCCAGCCCTATCGCCTGGATATCAGCCCTCCTGCCATACAATGATGGCGAACTAATTGCGCAGAACATGCGCTGGATCAGTATTTGCCCCCTCCGTGCGCTTAGAGTCGGTCGCCCTGCCGACTCCTTCAATAATCACGAGCGCGCTTATCCATGAAAATCAATCTGCCGGTCACCGGTCGAAGTGTGGACTTTGCCCCTGACGCCAATATCCTCTCGACCACCGACCTGACCAGCGCGATTACCTACGCCAACGAGGACTTTATCAACGTCAGCGGCTACCGCCGTGAGGAACTGATCGGCACGCCGCATAACCTCCTGCGGCATCCCGACATGCCGGCCGCTGCATTCGCGCATATGTGGAAAACCTTGAAAAGCGGGCGCTCATGGATGGGCATGGTGAAAAACCGCTGCAAGAACGGTGACCACTATTGGGTCAGCGCCTACGCCACGCCGGTGACCCGTGATGGCGTGACGGTGGAGTATCAATCGGTGCGCACCAAGCCCGATGCGCGCAGGGTGGCAGCAGCAGAACGTGCCTACGCGCGGCTGCGGGCGGGCAAGCGCCGGCGCTTGCCGAGGCTCGGCCTGGGGGTAAAGTTAACGGCCTGGGTGGCCACCACCAGCAGCGTGACCTGGGCCCTGGGGCTGGGCTTGGCCACCTATTCGCTGGCCTGGCAACTGCTGGCGTTGGTGGCCGGCTGCGCGGTCGGCGCGGTGGGGGTCAAAGCCATCCTGCGGCCCTTGGCACAATTGGATCAACGCGCGCGCGCTATCGCCGACAACCCCTTGAGCCAGGCGATCTACACCGGGCGCGAGGATGAATGCGGACAGATCGAATTCGCCCTGCACATGCTCGAAGCCCAAGCGGGCGCAGTGGTCGGGCGGATCGGCGACGCGTCCCAACGTTTGTCTGGGCATGCGGCGCAACTGGTCGAGCATTTGGGCAGCAGCCACACCAGCAGCCTGGGCCAGCAGACCCAGACCGACCAGGTCGCGGCGGCGATCCACCAGATGGCGGCGAGTGTGGCCGAGGTGGCCAACCATGCCGTCGAGGCTTCAAAGGCGGCGGACCAGGCAGGCAATGAAACCCGTGAGGGCCACCTGCGGGTGGATGAAAGTCGCGACGCGGTATTGCGCCTGTCCCGGGAACTGGCCCGGGCGACCGAGGTGATTCATCAACTGGAAAGCCACAGCGG
Proteins encoded in this window:
- a CDS encoding heavy metal sensor histidine kinase translates to MSANSIALRLSGMFTLVALLIFMLIGGALYQQVDRGLGLLPEAELDARYSVLESSVGRFGTPDHWAKITTKLKLLSEEDKRIRFWVVSSDPAYEYGNPDAQVRAFAEGSSGKRDLLMPGHDHPFKALLSQFPAKDQRPPLRFIIAIDTENFHATQHHLLMALIGLAFVGVVLAALLGFWVSRIGLKPLGKLSDEAQKLAPPKLSGRLQLSPLPPELSQFVNSFNATLDRVELAYSRLESFNADVAHELRSPLTNLIGQTQVALTRGRSAEHYFEVLQSNLEELERLRSIINDMLFLASADQGSKATTLIESSLANEVATTLDYLDFILEDAQVQVRVRGDATVHIERAHLRRALINLLSNAVQHTAPGQVIDVKIDVQANRVAIAVTNPGEVIASEHLPRLFERFYRVDASRSNSGGNHGLGLAIVKAIALMHGGDVFVRSDDGGNTFGITLPV
- a CDS encoding heavy metal response regulator transcription factor, which encodes MRVLIIEDEEKTADYLHRGLTEQGYTVDVAREGVEGLHLALENDYAVIVLDVMLPGLDGFGVLRALRARKQTPVIMLTARERVEDRIRGLREGADDYLGKPFSFLELVARLQALTRRSGGHEPVQVTVADLWIDLISRKASRNGLRLDLTAKEFSLLSVLARRQGEILSKTAIAEMVWDINFDSDANVVEVAIKRLRAKLDGPFEQKLLHTIRGMGYVLESRSVG
- a CDS encoding multidrug efflux RND transporter permease subunit, with the translated sequence MTSRGSISAWCIDRPVATLLLTFAMVLLGLIAFPKLPIAPLPQAEFPTIQVSAQLPGASPDTMASSVATPLEVQFSAIPGMSQMTSSSALGTSVLTLQFTLDKSIDTAAQEVQAAINTASGKLPSDMPSLPTWRKVNPADSPVLVISINSHDLPGTQLSDLVETLLARQISQIDGVGQINITGQQRPAIRVQASPDRLAAIGLTLADIRLAIQQSSLNLAKGALYGANSVSTLSTNDQLFHAEEYGDLIITYKNGAPVQLRDVAKVVEASENAYVQAWAGDVPGVNLVITRQPGANIVETVERIQAELPRLQAMLPASVELSVLIDRTTTIRASLHEVELTLLIAVLLVIGVMAIFLRQWSATLIVSSVLGVSLIASFALMYVMGFSLNNLTLVAIVIAVGFVVDDAIVVVENIHRHLEAGLDKRDAAIKGASEIGFTVVSISVSLVAAFIPLLFMGGVVGRLFKEFALTATSTILISVVVSLTLAPTLAALFMKAPAHRPQEKPGFGERLLAGYEKYLRKALAHQRTMLGIFGLTLGMAVAGYVLIPKGFFPLQDTGFILGTSEAAADVSYPDMVAKHKALAEILKADPAIQAFSHAVGVTGSNQTIANGRFWISLKDRGDRDVSASEFIDRIRPKLARVPGIVLYLRAGQDINLSSGPSRSQYQYVLKSNDGATLNTWTQRLTEKLRGIPAFRDVSNDLQLGGSITHISIDRRAAARFGLTATDIDQALYDAFGQRQVNEFQTEINQYQVVLELDTQQRGRAESLNYFYLRSPLTNEMVPLSAVATVDAPTVGPLSISHDGMFPAANLSFNLAPGVALGDAVILLNQAKNEIGMPASIIGNFQGAAQAFQSSLASQPWLILAALVAVYIILGVLYESFVHPLTIISTLPSAGLGALVMLWLLGQDFSIMALIGLVLLIGIVKKNGILLIDFALEAQRTRGLSPQDAIFEACITRFRPIIMTTLAALLGALPLMLGYGAGAELRQPLGIAVVGGLLVSQALTLFTTPVIYLYLEKLFHRPKPALELATTH
- a CDS encoding efflux RND transporter periplasmic adaptor subunit — its product is MNIIRRKTVVIVGVLVVLVVAAWALTRPAKTRLVASVAVPVRVMKVVEQDLPRYVTGLGSVLSLHSVVIRPQIDGILTQLLVKEGQWVKVGDLLATIDDRSIRASLDQARAQLGQSQAQLQVALVNLKRYKDLSVDDGVSKQTYDQQQALVNQLKATVQGNQAAIDSAQVQLSYTQIRSPVTGRVGIRTVDEGNFLRMSDAQGLFSVTQIDPIAIEFSLPQQMLPTLQGLIAASYPAFVGAYLGANTDGENSELLGQGRLSLIDNQINSTTGTIRAKAEFRNSTQTLWPGQLVTVKIQTALDRNALAVPPSVVQRGLDSHFVYRVNDAKVEIVPVQVVYQDSDRTILKGIQVGDVLVSDGQSRLKAGVQVEILKEPSHVIQTADAKVLP
- a CDS encoding transporter substrate-binding domain-containing protein yields the protein MAPISLRVSLGLLLWVVSASVAAYEPARHEIRFAVVAQFPPFQSRDPQGQMVGLNIDLGNALCQQLNVRCIWVDQVLMENFPALEARRFDAIMGMAATSRRRRWVSFTEDLYPFTTRLVARKASGLLPTKQSLKGKRVGVLLKSNREAFALSKWAPAGVIVKSFWLNDELVRSLVAGEIDATLQGTVEIREALLDTADGEDFDFLGPEVSAQLLGNGVAIAVRKSDMTLRTDLNRALEQLMHNGEYQRIIQPYRLDISPPAIQ
- a CDS encoding PAS domain-containing methyl-accepting chemotaxis protein — encoded protein: MKINLPVTGRSVDFAPDANILSTTDLTSAITYANEDFINVSGYRREELIGTPHNLLRHPDMPAAAFAHMWKTLKSGRSWMGMVKNRCKNGDHYWVSAYATPVTRDGVTVEYQSVRTKPDARRVAAAERAYARLRAGKRRRLPRLGLGVKLTAWVATTSSVTWALGLGLATYSLAWQLLALVAGCAVGAVGVKAILRPLAQLDQRARAIADNPLSQAIYTGREDECGQIEFALHMLEAQAGAVVGRIGDASQRLSGHAAQLVEHLGSSHTSSLGQQTQTDQVAAAIHQMAASVAEVANHAVEASKAADQAGNETREGHLRVDESRDAVLRLSRELARATEVIHQLESHSGEISGVLEVIRTIAEQTNLLALNAAIEAARAGEQGRGFAVVADEVRGLAQRTQQSTNEIQRMISTLQGGARDAVQAMAQSSEHVDASVEQAQRAAAALDGISQRVGQITAMSQQIAAAVEEQSAVSEDINRNIVGIRNAGEATVSAGQQSQLSSGDVAALAEDLRQLAQEFWGKRH